In a single window of the Streptacidiphilus sp. P02-A3a genome:
- a CDS encoding glycoside hydrolase family 64 protein, producing the protein MTATALSLGLVGAATGTAHAATSGTITGYQGKCLDDFAGSSADGTIVDLYDCNSTPAQQWTVASNNTLQINGKCLDITGASTADGALVELWDCNGGGNQVWQQGANNTLVNPASGKCLDDPGFSTTNGTQLDIWDCNGGTNQQWNLPTGSGGGGGGGTGGEPPASFWGDTGAIPAATQVLEFKIENQTNGQYPDSQVYWSFNGQTESIAQQPYIDMPANSSGRMYFYLGSPTSQYYDFIEFTVGASSINVDTTRVDRFGLKLALLLHGHDGSNQEVGENYATFQESRAATFQRFENFVPTEFKELATDQAPYGIPAPGDDAAFQPGGAEANYYNSYAASVGDSSDTTAQILGCSGTLANNPQLCAGINRHVAQLPVAQQSTASGFYQSAPADYYADFWHQNSINGLTYGFPYDDYAGQSSDISVTNPQYLVVAVGW; encoded by the coding sequence GTGACCGCTACCGCCCTCAGCCTGGGACTCGTGGGAGCCGCAACCGGTACTGCCCACGCCGCCACGTCCGGGACGATCACCGGGTACCAGGGCAAATGCCTGGACGACTTCGCGGGCAGCAGTGCCGACGGCACCATCGTTGACCTGTACGACTGCAACAGCACCCCCGCCCAGCAGTGGACCGTCGCCAGCAACAACACGCTTCAGATCAACGGCAAGTGCCTGGACATCACCGGCGCCTCCACCGCGGACGGGGCCCTGGTCGAGCTGTGGGACTGCAACGGCGGCGGCAACCAGGTCTGGCAGCAGGGCGCCAACAACACCCTGGTCAACCCGGCCTCCGGCAAGTGCCTGGACGACCCCGGCTTCAGCACCACCAACGGCACCCAACTCGACATCTGGGACTGCAACGGCGGCACCAACCAGCAATGGAACCTGCCGACCGGGTCCGGCGGCGGTGGAGGTGGTGGGACCGGAGGTGAGCCGCCCGCCTCGTTCTGGGGGGACACCGGCGCCATCCCGGCGGCCACCCAGGTCCTGGAATTCAAGATCGAGAACCAGACCAACGGGCAGTACCCGGACAGCCAGGTGTACTGGAGCTTCAACGGCCAGACCGAGTCGATCGCCCAGCAGCCCTACATCGACATGCCCGCCAACTCCTCCGGCCGGATGTACTTCTACCTCGGCTCCCCCACCAGCCAGTACTACGACTTCATCGAGTTCACCGTCGGCGCCTCCTCGATCAACGTCGACACCACGCGGGTCGACCGGTTCGGCCTGAAGCTCGCACTGCTGCTGCACGGCCACGACGGCTCCAACCAGGAGGTCGGCGAGAACTACGCCACCTTCCAGGAGAGCCGCGCCGCGACCTTCCAGCGCTTCGAGAACTTCGTGCCCACCGAGTTCAAGGAACTCGCCACCGACCAGGCACCCTACGGCATCCCCGCGCCGGGCGACGACGCCGCGTTCCAGCCCGGCGGCGCGGAGGCGAACTACTACAACAGCTACGCCGCCTCGGTAGGCGACAGCTCGGACACCACCGCCCAGATCCTCGGATGCAGCGGCACCCTGGCCAACAACCCGCAGCTGTGCGCCGGGATCAACCGGCACGTCGCGCAACTGCCGGTCGCCCAGCAGTCCACGGCCAGCGGCTTCTACCAGAGCGCCCCGGCCGACTACTACGCCGACTTCTGGCACCAGAACTCCATCAACGGACTGACCTACGGCTTCCCGTACGACGACTACGCCGGTCAGTCCTCGGACATCTCGGTGACCAACCCGCAATACCTGGTCGTCGCAGTCGGCTGGTAA
- a CDS encoding RICIN domain-containing protein, producing MKRLRSLAAGGATLALAVGSMLMAPVAHAETALPSPDAVYQAWNNNFLYQGNGDTYYTSELLSKGTTRAGMWIAALDIQVAQDVYERTHAPADRQRVINLVNTYLKYEGTDWESWDGWNDDVAWDTTTVLRGYQETGDTDWLNIAEDQFNKTYARGWSTDGGGGIWENDTDYSKCSLSNNPMISIAATLYQITGDNTYLTEAEAIYSWVRANLVNTTTGVVNECIAFPNGASGGTVLQASDNAYNAGSWIEAADNLYRITGNSEYYNDAERTADHFMNTVPIVANNQTAGSSYQYWLFKGISDFCTDADLCGRYSAYMQSNAAQAWSERDSDNLTWNDWTNPTTDTNPDAFEMIGMVALFQVLPTTAPSPFSGSYEIQNTTSGLSLGVQGDSTANAAAIVQNTDTGDTSASWTFVPESNGYYEIENARSGQLLNVSAASGAPGAQIVQWPAGGLIPGNDQWKPVQNSDGTWSFYNRNSKLALDNPGGSTAAGTQYEQWAPNDGPNQKFTLTSRTNGSSPSGGTGPVTSGVAGKCLDLTGDNTTDGTKVELWSCNGTGGQSWTAASDGTLRTSGKCLDATGAGTANGTLLEIWDCNGGANQQWQPYDGGYRNPVSGRCLDDPGASATDGTQLELWDCNGGTAQIWSLPGA from the coding sequence ATGAAACGACTGAGATCCCTCGCGGCGGGGGGCGCGACGCTCGCCCTGGCCGTCGGGAGCATGCTGATGGCACCCGTGGCACACGCCGAGACCGCCCTGCCCTCGCCGGACGCCGTCTACCAGGCATGGAACAACAACTTCCTGTACCAGGGCAACGGCGACACCTACTACACCAGCGAGCTGCTCAGCAAGGGCACAACCCGGGCCGGGATGTGGATCGCGGCCCTGGACATCCAGGTCGCCCAGGACGTCTACGAGCGCACCCACGCACCCGCGGATCGGCAACGGGTCATCAACCTGGTGAACACCTACCTGAAGTACGAGGGCACGGACTGGGAGTCCTGGGACGGCTGGAACGACGACGTCGCCTGGGACACCACCACGGTCCTGCGCGGCTACCAGGAGACCGGTGACACGGACTGGCTGAACATCGCGGAGGACCAGTTCAACAAGACCTACGCCCGGGGCTGGTCCACCGACGGCGGCGGCGGGATCTGGGAGAACGACACCGACTACAGCAAGTGCTCGCTGAGCAACAACCCGATGATCAGCATCGCGGCGACGCTCTACCAGATCACCGGCGACAACACCTACCTGACGGAAGCCGAGGCGATCTACTCCTGGGTGCGCGCCAACCTGGTCAACACCACCACCGGCGTCGTCAACGAATGCATCGCCTTCCCCAACGGGGCCAGCGGGGGCACTGTCCTGCAAGCGTCCGACAACGCCTACAACGCCGGATCCTGGATCGAAGCCGCCGACAACCTGTACCGGATCACCGGGAACAGCGAGTACTACAACGACGCGGAACGCACCGCGGACCACTTCATGAACACGGTCCCGATCGTCGCCAACAACCAGACGGCGGGCAGCTCCTACCAGTACTGGCTGTTCAAGGGCATCAGCGACTTCTGCACCGACGCCGACCTGTGCGGCCGCTACAGCGCCTACATGCAGTCCAACGCCGCGCAGGCCTGGAGCGAGCGCGACAGCGACAACCTCACCTGGAACGACTGGACCAATCCCACCACCGACACCAACCCCGACGCGTTCGAGATGATCGGCATGGTCGCCCTGTTCCAGGTGCTGCCGACGACCGCCCCGTCCCCCTTCTCCGGCTCCTACGAGATCCAGAACACCACCAGCGGGCTGTCCCTGGGCGTCCAGGGCGACTCGACCGCCAACGCCGCGGCGATCGTCCAGAACACCGACACCGGTGACACCAGCGCCTCGTGGACGTTCGTGCCCGAAAGCAACGGCTACTACGAGATCGAGAACGCCCGCAGCGGTCAGCTGCTCAACGTCAGCGCGGCCTCCGGTGCACCAGGCGCGCAGATCGTCCAGTGGCCGGCCGGTGGCCTGATCCCGGGCAACGACCAGTGGAAGCCGGTCCAGAACTCGGACGGCACCTGGTCCTTCTACAACCGCAACAGCAAACTCGCCCTCGACAACCCGGGCGGCAGTACGGCTGCGGGAACGCAGTACGAGCAGTGGGCGCCCAACGACGGCCCGAACCAGAAGTTCACCCTGACCTCGCGCACCAACGGCAGCAGCCCCTCAGGCGGCACGGGCCCGGTGACCTCCGGGGTCGCCGGGAAGTGCCTGGACCTGACCGGGGACAACACGACCGACGGCACCAAGGTCGAGCTGTGGTCCTGCAACGGCACAGGCGGACAGTCCTGGACAGCCGCCTCCGACGGCACCCTGCGAACGTCGGGCAAGTGCCTGGACGCCACCGGCGCCGGCACCGCCAACGGCACCCTCCTGGAAATCTGGGACTGCAACGGCGGCGCCAACCAGCAGTGGCAGCCCTACGACGGCGGCTACCGCAACCCGGTCTCAGGACGCTGCCTCGATGACCCCGGCGCCAGCGCCACCGACGGAACCCAGCTGGAACTGTGGGACTGCAACGGCGGCACCGCCCAAATCTGGTCCCTCCCCGGCGCCTGA